One genomic region from Terriglobus aquaticus encodes:
- a CDS encoding response regulator transcription factor, whose protein sequence is MRLLVIEDEPKVGQALQEGLQAEGYEITLSITGEDGFFLASNRVFDLIVLDVMLPGRDGLEVLTALRKQGVSTPVLLLTARDAVESRVAGLDAGADDYLVKPFAFSELSARIRALLRRGKTEPITLIKIGTLELDPVTRTVQREGGRVELTVREFELLEYLARNKGRVVSREMLVRDVWKEPGRATPLDNVIDVHVARLRKKLDDPFAIKLLHTVRGVGFLLSEEAP, encoded by the coding sequence GTGCGACTCCTCGTGATCGAAGACGAACCGAAAGTCGGTCAAGCCTTGCAGGAAGGATTGCAGGCCGAAGGCTATGAAATCACGCTTTCAATTACGGGTGAGGACGGTTTTTTTCTCGCCAGCAATCGCGTCTTTGATCTGATCGTGCTCGATGTCATGCTGCCCGGGCGCGATGGTTTGGAGGTATTGACCGCCCTCCGCAAGCAAGGCGTTTCAACGCCGGTTCTGCTCCTCACTGCAAGAGACGCGGTGGAATCTCGCGTGGCTGGTTTGGATGCGGGAGCCGACGACTATCTCGTCAAACCTTTTGCCTTCTCCGAACTGAGCGCGCGGATCCGGGCGCTCTTACGCCGTGGCAAGACCGAGCCAATCACTCTGATCAAAATCGGAACTTTGGAACTCGACCCGGTGACCCGAACGGTACAGCGTGAGGGCGGCCGGGTCGAGCTTACGGTTCGCGAATTCGAATTGCTCGAATACCTCGCGCGGAACAAAGGGAGAGTCGTTTCTCGCGAGATGTTGGTGCGAGATGTGTGGAAGGAACCCGGACGTGCCACTCCACTGGACAACGTGATTGATGTTCATGTGGCGCGCCTACGGAAGAAACTGGATGATCCGTTTGCAATCAAATTGCTGCATACGGTACGTGGAGTCGGATTCCTGCTGAGTGAGGAGGCTCCATGA
- a CDS encoding YncE family protein: MGIARRTRRAIYLAIFVTLSLSTSLAQPSGTANKVLTTVADIPMPGAAVRFDYQTFDPSSGRLYIAHMNADQLVVFDTLKRQVLANLDGFKRVHGVTVAPEIHRIYASVTGDHQVAAVDSETFKIVGTAGPVIYPDGLAYAPKQNKIFVSDEHGGVDAVIDAGSNKLITSIALGGGAGNTVYDPASGHILVAVHGLNLIAVIDPASNQILSRVPLAGIKNPHGIALDSAARIAFVAGEGNHSLAMVDLNTMKVLSTYQVGDDPDVLAYDPGLKRLYVSAESGTVTVFQSNDKSLTLLGSFDMPHAHTVSVDPKTHLVYFPLENVDGHPLLRIMRPVDQK, encoded by the coding sequence ATGGGAATCGCCCGCCGTACAAGAAGAGCAATTTATCTAGCGATATTCGTCACTCTCTCACTTTCAACATCGCTCGCGCAGCCATCAGGAACGGCAAACAAGGTCTTGACGACGGTCGCGGACATTCCAATGCCAGGTGCCGCGGTTCGCTTTGACTATCAGACGTTCGATCCATCCAGCGGACGCCTCTACATCGCCCACATGAATGCCGACCAGTTGGTCGTGTTTGACACGTTAAAGAGGCAGGTCCTGGCCAATCTTGACGGTTTCAAACGTGTCCACGGAGTAACCGTTGCACCCGAGATTCACCGGATTTACGCTTCAGTGACCGGAGACCACCAGGTTGCGGCCGTCGATTCCGAAACGTTCAAGATTGTCGGTACTGCCGGTCCGGTCATCTACCCGGACGGTCTGGCCTACGCGCCAAAGCAGAACAAGATTTTTGTGTCCGACGAACACGGAGGAGTGGATGCCGTCATCGACGCGGGAAGCAATAAGCTCATCACCAGCATTGCCTTGGGTGGCGGCGCAGGGAACACTGTCTATGATCCTGCCTCCGGGCACATTCTCGTCGCCGTACATGGCTTGAATTTGATTGCAGTCATCGACCCCGCTTCGAATCAGATTCTGAGCCGTGTACCGCTGGCAGGCATTAAGAATCCTCACGGGATCGCACTTGACAGTGCCGCTCGAATTGCGTTCGTTGCCGGCGAAGGAAACCACTCGCTCGCCATGGTGGATCTAAACACGATGAAGGTTCTGTCTACTTATCAGGTGGGGGACGACCCCGACGTTCTCGCATACGATCCCGGACTGAAACGTTTGTACGTCTCCGCCGAATCCGGTACGGTGACTGTCTTTCAGAGTAATGACAAGAGTCTTACGCTACTGGGTTCGTTTGACATGCCTCATGCACACACGGTCTCCGTCGATCCCAAGACCCACCTTGTCTACTTTCCGCTGGAGAACGTGGACGGCCATCCTCTGCTAAGGATTATGCGGCCCGTCGATCAGAAATGA
- a CDS encoding sensor histidine kinase translates to MITLLGKSLRSRLTILYGLLLTLALALYAGGTSVYFLHNLRQQLDLGLDRDIETVEGLLRLSSEGHLEIGSDEGEARESDFERGYLLEVFSADGFLLYRSNELEGAALGPPVHLNANHRHEPTQTIRLSNGTRIRVASRIHRVEGQSLVLRLGVSEEPLWREFWEMVGVLSIGLPIIVLLIGLAGYALAGRALLPVDLMARHAAKISAERLDARLAISNPDDELGHLGQAFNLTLGRLEGSFDQLRRFTADASHELRTPLTAIRSVGEVALQKTGDGPYYRDIIGSMLEEVNRLTRLVESLLTISRADAGQIDLHQAPVNALELVQEAATLLESLAEEKQQNVVVEGNPSITLWGDRLILRQAVINLLDNAVKYSPVGGSIRVDVCFDVDTVAIEIQDSGPGISVEHREKVFERFYRVDEARTRAEGGTGLGLSIVKWAVLVNAGSIDLVSEPGEGCTFTIRIPASKTHTLPHKSS, encoded by the coding sequence ATGATTACTCTCCTCGGAAAGAGTCTCCGCAGCCGGCTGACGATTCTGTATGGGCTCTTGCTCACACTGGCTCTTGCCCTGTATGCGGGCGGGACGTCCGTGTATTTTCTGCACAATCTCAGGCAGCAGCTTGACCTTGGCCTCGACCGGGATATCGAGACAGTCGAAGGGCTCCTCCGACTGTCCTCAGAAGGCCACTTAGAAATAGGCTCCGATGAAGGCGAAGCGAGAGAAAGTGACTTTGAACGCGGTTACCTGCTGGAAGTCTTTTCAGCCGATGGCTTTCTGCTCTATCGCTCGAACGAACTCGAAGGGGCTGCCTTGGGACCACCGGTACACCTCAACGCCAATCACCGGCACGAACCGACCCAAACCATTCGTTTGTCCAATGGCACGAGAATCCGCGTCGCAAGCCGTATCCACAGAGTTGAAGGGCAATCTCTGGTTCTACGTCTCGGGGTAAGCGAAGAGCCATTGTGGCGCGAATTCTGGGAGATGGTGGGCGTCCTGAGCATTGGGCTTCCGATCATAGTCCTGCTGATTGGCCTGGCCGGGTATGCGTTGGCCGGTCGGGCCCTTCTTCCCGTAGATCTCATGGCACGACACGCTGCCAAAATCAGTGCCGAACGACTGGACGCCAGACTCGCTATTTCGAACCCGGATGATGAACTCGGGCACCTTGGGCAAGCCTTCAATCTAACCCTTGGCAGGTTGGAGGGATCGTTCGACCAGTTGAGACGCTTCACGGCTGATGCCTCGCATGAACTGCGAACGCCTTTGACAGCAATCCGGAGCGTAGGCGAAGTGGCACTTCAAAAAACCGGAGATGGCCCCTACTATCGGGACATCATTGGCAGCATGCTTGAAGAGGTCAACCGTCTTACCCGCTTGGTAGAAAGCCTGCTGACGATCAGTAGAGCGGACGCGGGACAGATCGACCTTCACCAAGCTCCAGTGAACGCTCTGGAACTCGTACAAGAAGCCGCAACCCTGCTTGAAAGTCTCGCAGAGGAGAAGCAGCAAAATGTTGTCGTGGAAGGTAACCCGTCTATCACGCTTTGGGGTGATCGACTCATCCTGCGCCAGGCAGTCATAAACCTTCTGGACAACGCCGTAAAGTATTCCCCGGTTGGAGGAAGCATCCGAGTCGATGTCTGTTTCGATGTTGATACGGTGGCAATCGAGATTCAGGACAGCGGCCCCGGAATCTCTGTTGAGCATAGAGAGAAGGTATTTGAACGCTTTTATCGTGTAGACGAGGCGCGCACACGCGCGGAGGGCGGAACGGGCCTTGGCCTCTCTATTGTGAAATGGGCTGTATTGGTCAACGCAGGCAGCATTGATCTCGTGTCTGAGCCTGGGGAAGGTTGCACTTTCACCATCCGTATTCCGGCCTCCAAAACCCATACCTTGCCTCACAAATCGTCATGA